The window TTTCTTACCCAAAGCAGCAGCGCCTGCTAAAAGCCGCTGCCTTTTACCTGCACAGACACAATCTTTGGAATACCCTGACCCGTATAGACGTAGTGGCAATCAGCCCGGGAACCGTTAGAAAATACCGGGTACAATGGATCAAAAATGCAATCCAGGCGGACATATAGATTCTGATGAGTGAAACGGGAAACCTGATCAACCAATTGTTTGCAAGCCATATGGAACACACGGCACAGGCTGCCAGCACCGTGGGATCTGCTATTGAGCAGGCTGCAGACGCTTTTGTAAGCGCCCTTCTCAATGACGGGAAAATTATCACCTGCGCCAACGGCAACGCCAACGTAATCGCACAGTATTTCTGTACAGCATTTCTCAATCGTTTTGAGCAAGACCGACCGGCGCTGCCAGCGATCAACCTGGGGGCCGACGCAACCACCTACTCCGCCATTTGTCGGGACAACCGTTTCAACGACACATTTTCACGCCAGGTCAAAGCCATCGGCAAGCCCGGCGACCTCCTATTCGTGATTGTTGACGACGGTCACAAAGCGAACCTCATCCAGGCCATACAGGCTGCTCACGACCGGGAAATGAACGTAGTGGTACTGAGCGCGAGAGAAAAGTCCGACATCACCTCACTTATGCATGCTGAAGACCATGAAATCGCGCTGAACGATCTCTCACCAACAGAGGCCGCGCCCTTACTGCTGCTATCGATCAATGCCCTGTGCTCACTGGTAGATGGGAAACTGTTCGGAGGCTGACAAAAAAGCCGGCATTTGCCGGCTTTTTATGTAAACAGTTATGGCCCTCTACCTACTTAACAACCTTCAGAGTGGGCCTACCCGATGGACGCTCTTCCTGACCTCCAGACTGCCCCGCTCCTTCCCTGTCATTAGTGCCGTCAGGATCCGGAGAGCCGGGTTCGCTGCCGAACACCATACCTTCACCGTTTTCCTTGGCGTAAATAGCCATCACTGCCTGAAGCGGGATAAATACTTGCATAGGCACACCGCCGAAGCGGGCACTGAACTCCAACGCTCCATTACCCACTACCAATCCACGCACAGCGCCAGGACTGACATTCAAAACAATCTGTCCGTTCGCTACGTGCTCAGTGGGCACCTGAACACCCTGAACCCCTGCGTCCACCACTATATAGGGTGTGCAGTCGTTATCCAGTATCCACTCATTAAATGCCCTCACCAGATACGGACGACTGGATGTCATGGTGATCCTGTTATCAGACACTGCTTGCCTCCTGTTCCGTATAGCGGGATACCCGCCAAATCAGCTACGGATGTCTTCTTCAAGATCAGAGAGGCTCGCCTTGAAACCTTCACGGCCAAATATGCTCTCCATATATTTATGCACCGGCTTGGCTTGCTTGTCATTAAGCTCTATACCCAATGACGGCAAACGCCAGAGGATAGGAGCAATACAGCAATCAACAATGGTGAACTCCTCGGAGAGGAAAAATGGCATTTCACCGAATAATGGCGCTGTGGCAAGAAGGCTTTCACGAAGCTCTTTACGGGCAACTTCCGAAGCTTTGACATTTGGCTGACCCAGAATCTGATCCACCAAACCACACCAGTCCTTCTGAATCCGATGGATCATCAACCGGCTATTGGCACGGGCAACCGGATAGACCGGCAACAAGGGAGGATGCGGGAAACGCTCATCAAGGTATTCCATCATGATATTAGGCTCATACAGAACCAGATCACGATCCACCAGAGTCGGCAGGGCATTATACGGATTCAGATCAGCCAGTTCGGCTGGCGGATTGTCCGGATCAACATCAACGACATCAACGGTAACACCCTTCTCCGCCAATACAATGCGCACCCTGTGGCTATAGTGGCTGGCTGGATCCGAGAAAAACGTCATCGATGACCGCTTAGTCACAACGCCCATAGAACTACCTCACGAGTAAACAAACCGAAATGATCCTGAAAAACGCAAAAATTCCAGCGGGCCGGTTAACGCCCACTGGAACTCAGGGAACAGGATTATACCCTATTTCTTAGTGTACGTCCTTCCAGTACTCACGATTGAGCAGGTAGGCGAATACAAAGAAAATAGCTACAAAGATTAAAACGAAAATCCCAAGACGCTCACGCTCAACTTTGATCGGATCCGCCATGTAGGACATGAAGTTCGTCAGATCGTACATGGCACGGTCGAACTCTACTCCAGACATACTCCCTTCAATGGCATACTCAGGGCAAGCACTTGCATTCTTGATGTTACCACTCAGTGGCTCAACGCTGGGCGCATGACCAATATTAGGCTTAACCGCACAGAGCCCCTGAAGGTCGACCAGGACATGGGGCATGCCAACTTTGTCGAACACCACGTTGTTTACCCCCAACGGCCGGGTTTCGTCTTTATAGAAACCCCTCAGATAGGAGTAGACCCAGGATTCACCGCGCAGACGGCTTTCCAGAGAAAGATCTGGCGGGGGAGCACCAAACCAGTCGGCAGCCATGTCCTTGTTCATGGAGTTCTTCATCAGCTCGCCAATCTGGGCGCCGGTGAAGATGAGATTCTCTTCATACAAGTCGATAGGAATCTCAAGATCTTCGGCAACCCGCTTGTAACGAGCATATTCCATGGAGTGACACCCCATGCAATAGTTCGTGAACATAGCGGCACCACGCTGAAGAGATGCCTTATCGGTGTGGTCCGTTTCAATGTGATCAAGCGGGACACCATCACCGGCTGCCAGCCCGAGAACCGGCAGGATTGCGATGAAAAGACCAAAAATCAGCTTTCTCATTATCCTGTCACCCTCTCTGGTACTGGCTTGGTGTTCTCCATGCGCGTGTAGAACGGCATCAGAATGAAGTATAGGAAGTACACGACCGTCAGAATCTGGGCCACAGTGGTACGACCTTCAGTTGCAGGTACAAGACCCAGGTAACCCAGAACAACGAAGCTTACTGTAAACAGCGCCAGCGCGATCTTGCTCAGCCACCCCTTATAACGGATAGAGCGCACCGGACTTCTGTCCAGCCAGGGCAGCACAAACAGAATCGCAATCGCCCCACCCATGACTACAACACCCCAGAATTTCGCAGAC is drawn from Marinobacter sp. ANT_B65 and contains these coding sequences:
- a CDS encoding SIS domain-containing protein: MSETGNLINQLFASHMEHTAQAASTVGSAIEQAADAFVSALLNDGKIITCANGNANVIAQYFCTAFLNRFEQDRPALPAINLGADATTYSAICRDNRFNDTFSRQVKAIGKPGDLLFVIVDDGHKANLIQAIQAAHDREMNVVVLSAREKSDITSLMHAEDHEIALNDLSPTEAAPLLLLSINALCSLVDGKLFGG
- a CDS encoding ClpXP protease specificity-enhancing factor; amino-acid sequence: MTSSRPYLVRAFNEWILDNDCTPYIVVDAGVQGVQVPTEHVANGQIVLNVSPGAVRGLVVGNGALEFSARFGGVPMQVFIPLQAVMAIYAKENGEGMVFGSEPGSPDPDGTNDREGAGQSGGQEERPSGRPTLKVVK
- a CDS encoding glutathione S-transferase N-terminal domain-containing protein, whose product is MGVVTKRSSMTFFSDPASHYSHRVRIVLAEKGVTVDVVDVDPDNPPAELADLNPYNALPTLVDRDLVLYEPNIMMEYLDERFPHPPLLPVYPVARANSRLMIHRIQKDWCGLVDQILGQPNVKASEVARKELRESLLATAPLFGEMPFFLSEEFTIVDCCIAPILWRLPSLGIELNDKQAKPVHKYMESIFGREGFKASLSDLEEDIRS
- a CDS encoding cytochrome c1 is translated as MRKLIFGLFIAILPVLGLAAGDGVPLDHIETDHTDKASLQRGAAMFTNYCMGCHSMEYARYKRVAEDLEIPIDLYEENLIFTGAQIGELMKNSMNKDMAADWFGAPPPDLSLESRLRGESWVYSYLRGFYKDETRPLGVNNVVFDKVGMPHVLVDLQGLCAVKPNIGHAPSVEPLSGNIKNASACPEYAIEGSMSGVEFDRAMYDLTNFMSYMADPIKVERERLGIFVLIFVAIFFVFAYLLNREYWKDVH